One region of Archocentrus centrarchus isolate MPI-CPG fArcCen1 chromosome 6, fArcCen1, whole genome shotgun sequence genomic DNA includes:
- the endouc gene encoding uridylate-specific endoribonuclease C translates to MAAGLFFGFLLLGVFLSQLNASRPAINQELSTIFNELWRLDVNRMTPGIDYTISVQGRASFVSQGSHVVQDHASQPLFSNVNESKLRNITTFSRFMTLLDNYERSTGMTERVTADELTEMSLFLDAILETQVMKRAHQYLVRKGQSSSDLRLFKNQLNLIWFHLYHRQRNTGLDSCGFEHVFVGETKSGTEIIGFHNWVQFYLQEKSRHLDYKGYKARVHDLPDQDDHVLNLQFSWHGVVKPTSSAFIGTSPEFDMAVFTIVFLMSTERSTTVVVNIDQCQMELVVVRHGRSLGTAYPKLLSSNSRHVSQHAR, encoded by the exons ATGGCTGCAgg GTTATTCTTTGGGTTCCTGCTCCTTGGAGTGTTCCTCAGTCAGCTGAATGCATCAAG ACCAGCTATAAACCAGGAGCTTTCTACCATTTTTAATGAGCTGTGGAGGTTGGATGTGAATCGCATGACGCCTGGGATAGACTACACAATCTCTGTTCAG GGCAGAGCAAGCTTTGTAAGCCAGGGCAGCCATGTTGTGCAGGATCACGCCTCACAGCCACTCTTCTCCAACGTTAATGAGAGCAAACTGAGAAACATAACCACTTTCTCTC GCTTCATGACGCTCCTGGACAACTATGAGAGGTCTACAGGCATGACAGAACGAGTCACCGCAGACGAGCTCACAGAGATGAGTCTCTTCTTGGATGCCATCTTGGAGACTCAAGTCATGAAG CGGGCTCATCAGTACCTGGTGAGAAAAGGACAGTCCAGCTCTGATTTGAGGCTGTTCAAGAATCAGCTCAACTTGATCTGGTTCCACCTCTACCACAGACAGAGAAACACTGG CCTGGACTCCTGTGGATTTGAACACGTCTTTGTTGGAGAGACAAAATCAGGAACAGAAATTATTGGTTTTCACAACTGGGTTCAGTTCTACCTGCAAGAGAAAAGCCGACATTTGGACTACAAAGGATACAAGGCCAGGGTGCATGATTTG CCTGATCAAGATGATCACGTTCTGAACCTCCAGTTCAGCTGGCACGGTGTGGTGAAGCCCACTAGCAGCGCCTTCATTGGCACAAGCCCTGAGTTTGATATGGCTGTCTTCACCATCGTCTTCCTCATGAGCACGGAGAGAAGCACCACAGTCGTGGTCAACATCGACCAGTGTCAGATGGAGTTGGTGGTCGTCAGACACGGGCGCTCCCTCGGGACGGCATACCCCAAACTgctcagcagcaacagcagacaTGTCAGCCAGCATGCACGCTGA